The DNA region TCTTTTGGGGGGATGCACATTATGCACATCATTTACATATGAATTGCACTATTTTCAGAAGTCTTTCATTAATACAGTGTAGTTTAAATATTATACACAATGTTGAATGAAATTGACGGTAACGGTAGCCTAAATTCATAGAATAATTTAATCAGTGGTTTCAAAAACAAGTCGATTGTCAAAAAATTTATTGATCAGTCAGTCTCTGGAATAAGTGTCCAAGCAGGTGGTGTTCGACTTTTCAAGCAATATATTTGAGATGTCACAACCAATCTCTCACCCTACTGAAGAAGCCTAATCAAAGCAAACTTCACAATAAACCACACAATGACATATCCTATACTGACTGACACATAAGGAGGTGCACGACAGCCAGCTGTTGGCGGATATCCATGGTGATATCTCTTCGGAGGAAGGCGTGTCATCTCTCCCAATTACTAAGCGCCCCTTTGTCCTCTGTCTATGCCCAGCCAGCCAGCGATACTCATGGCGGCTGCACCAGTCAAACAGCGCTCGGGAACGAGGGCTCAGCTCCCGCCCTGCTACTACGAAGGATACCTGGAAAAACGGGGACCGAAAGAAAAGGTAGGTGCAGCCATACCGTCAATGTACAAATGTCGGTGCATTGCATGCTGTGTGAGTGGCTGCATAGTGTCGCCCAGATAGCGCGCACCGGGCGGGGGCGAATTCCTTGGAAACCCCATTCTGCGAAAGCTGTCAACTTCCTTATTGTGTGCGAATGGGCGAGTCTTGAAAAAACTGGCAGTGATTTTCATCTAGCGGTACACTTGCTTATTGCGCACGATTACTAGCAGACAACTGGAGTGCGAGTTAATTAAGCGCGTATACTAAGCGTCCTCCTATTAACCTCGGGTTAGAGTGGCCACTGAATTTAAAAGGATAACACTACAGGCATTTCCCGGTGAATGTAGCCTAGTCAAGACATGATTTGTCATTATGTCAGTAACACAAATTATTATATGTATTGGCCTATTCAACCAAAAAGGAAGGCTCGGGCTGACTCAGTGATTTTTGACAACGGTAAATGTTTGACAGCTGCTTGTACTTTGGCCATGCCTTTCGCTGAGTGGTAGTGTCGCTGTGCTATGGAGtttgggagaggagagaagtatGGGGTTGTGTCAGTGGTCAGCTGAGCTGTGTGGGTTGTGGTGCTGCATGATAATGACACAGCtgggagggaggtgatgggggAATGTggaacaaagacacacacatagacccgATATTTGGACTGGGGTTCAGGTGCACTCTATTGAAGGGAGGATCACATGGCCACAGATTGACAACAGCTGTGGTGCAGATTCATCCCCTGAGACCTGGGATCACTAGTGggccaaagtgtgtgtgtgtgagggagctaAACTGTGTGTGAATATATGTAATACAACTCATGTTATAACCATGATAGATGTTGAAGTTGTCAATTAAAATATTAAACTGCTCTAATTCCCTCTGTGTAACTGTCCGTATGTGTTACCAGATCTCTCGGCGGCTGTGGACCTGTCTGTGTGGGAACACCCTCTTCTTCTTTAATAATGCCAAGGACACTCACGTaaatgctctgtgtgtgtgtgtgtgtgtgtgtgtgtgtgtgtgttaaacacTTTGTAAATCTTCAGGGATGAGTTATTGTATATGTTAATTTGtctatctgtgtatctgttgcaGTATGTGGAGAAGATGGATCTCAGTGGCTTTGTCTCACTCAAAGACGACTGCAGCCGAGACAGAAACCTGGAGGCAGCTAGACTCATACTGCGCATGAAGGATGGAGAGACAAAACTCACAGtaataaaacacacagacacacacccacacacacacagccagccagagagAAACAACCTCTTCTCTGGTCTCCTCTCATCCAGGTTGCCAATCTAGAGGCTCGAGAGCTGTGGAAGGGTTTCCTCCAATCTGTCGTAGATGTAAGTATCATACACCCTACATCGCAGTATAATCCTGTCTGATTGGTGGTTGATCCCTGAACTGTCAGTAACCCCCTGTGTGATTTGTTGTTGTAGCTGAGTGTGCCCAGCTGTCTGACGTTGCTGCCGGGGCAGGTGCAGATGCTGAGAGAGGTGGTGGACCGAGAAAGGAACAGACGCAGAGCAGCACGCACCCCCACCCGCGCTCCCCCCTCACCCCTATCAGTACCTCTACTGGGGGAGATCCCATCGTGAGTCACACACACTGCTGACACTGAAGTGAGTGCAGGTGTGTTACActtaggtgtgtttgtgtgtgtacatgaaaCTGCGGTATGCGTTTGTGTGTCTATAGGTGTTTCCGGCCTGTGTCGAGGACTGAGGCAGAAGTTCTGTTAGAGAGACATCCAGACTGTGGCAACATGCTGCTGAGGCCCGGCAGAGACGGATCTTCATTGGCTGTCACCACCCGCCAGGATCTCAACGGGTAACGGCCACTCAACATAGATATACACACAGATCTGCAAGCATTTTTTTGATTGATTTGATCTGTCaattgcattctctctctctctctctttctctctctctttctcaggtcAGTGTTCAGACACTATCGTGTGActcagagagagcagggaggatatgTGATAGACGTTGAGAACCCAGTAAgtccaacacactcacacacacattgttaca from Salvelinus fontinalis isolate EN_2023a chromosome 26, ASM2944872v1, whole genome shotgun sequence includes:
- the LOC129824331 gene encoding signal-transducing adaptor protein 2-like, with translation MPSQPAILMAAAPVKQRSGTRAQLPPCYYEGYLEKRGPKEKISRRLWTCLCGNTLFFFNNAKDTHYVEKMDLSGFVSLKDDCSRDRNLEAARLILRMKDGETKLTVANLEARELWKGFLQSVVDLSVPSCLTLLPGQVQMLREVVDRERNRRRAARTPTRAPPSPLSVPLLGEIPSCFRPVSRTEAEVLLERHPDCGNMLLRPGRDGSSLAVTTRQDLNGSVFRHYRVTQREQGGYVIDVENPIPCATLHDVIDALVEKTAGTLQPFLLEEPYEENITFVSSNEENGERILHCAPSSPLPKAPALPPKQERWKPLPRSPAPDRRILSAVTSPVPSSPSSPMRRLVLSPSPLLAQSLTEELKMKLEKRRTSQE